Proteins encoded within one genomic window of Triticum aestivum cultivar Chinese Spring chromosome 2D, IWGSC CS RefSeq v2.1, whole genome shotgun sequence:
- the LOC123055192 gene encoding pentatricopeptide repeat-containing protein At3g09060 isoform X1 yields the protein MTAGAWPAAAAAARAAVRTLGRLVPRTHTHSTAATTNSSPSSPAHTLDDYNRLLAALARDGDGESALRVLRRMRHGLPAACAPTAASYVSAMSALAKAGRAADATALFDDMLAHGVAPDRRAYSLLLHVYSTHLGLPAAGLSVLHWMSGLGVRPSAVDYADLIFSFCRAGQLPDALQLLDEMRELGYPLPPHVYSPILQAHCDAADIPAAEALIAFMRASGGRSGCNPDVVIYNIYIHGLCRVGDFHAVQRVINDSVWNWWVPDAVTYSTYVAGLCRAGYIEDAFRQLDIMVAKGLQLTVVGLNILLDYAAKDVDMWVAKEVMERCEELGFEVDVVTYNTVMEHFSKKMQWLIALRLFTDLLKKPITPDVQTYNILISSLCRAGKFELAKFVFSCNGFVADTVTCNILIHQFYGAGKEGELGFLFSDVDAGKITPDTITYNTLVDCLFRSGRRTEAANLVRHIDGGYPAEPVAHLAFWLVRSGNVREALSLFDDMLVKGVALDAMVFANVIKAFCRKGPGECTDMTQLCSVLDRMLGIG from the coding sequence ATGACAGCCGGCGCGTGGCCGGCGGCCgccgcggcggcgcgcgcggcggtgcGCACGCTCGGGCGCCTCGTCCCCCGCACCCAcacccactccaccgccgccaccaccaactcctccccctcctccccggcGCACACCCTGGACGACTACAACCGCCTGCTGGCGGCCCTGGCGCGGGACGGGGACGGCGAGTCGGCGCTCCGCGTGCTCCGCCGCATGCGCCACGGCTTGCCCGCGGCCTGCGCGCCCACGGCCGCCTCCTACGTCTCCGCCATGTCGGCGCTCGCCAAGGCCGGCCGCGCCGCCGACGCCACGGCGCTCTTCGACGACATGCTCGCGCACGGCGTGGCGCCCGACCGCCGCGCCTACTCGCTCCTCCTCCACGTCTACTCCACCCACCTcggcctccccgccgccggcctctCCGTGCTGCACTGGATGTCCGGCCTCGGCGTCCGCCCCAGCGCCGTCGACTACGCCGACCTCATCTTCTCCTTCTGCCGCGCGGGCCAGCTCCCGGACGCGCTCCAGCTGCTCGACGAAATGCGCGAGCTCGGGTACCCGCTCCCCCCGCACGTCTACTCGCCGATACTCCAGGCCCACTGcgacgccgccgacatcccggccgCCGAGGCGCTCATCGCCTTCATGCGCGCCTCCGGGGGCCGCTCCGGGTGCAACCCCGACGTCGTCATCTACAACATCTACATCCACGGGCTGTGCAGGGTCGGGGACTTCCATGCCGTGCAGAGGGTTATCAACGACAGCGTCTGGAACTGGTGGGTGCCGGACGCGGTGACCTACAGCACCTACGTTGCCGGGCTCTGCCGGGCTGGGTACATCGAGGACGCGTTCAGGCAGCTGGACATCATGGTCGCCAAGGGGCTACAGCTCACCGTGGTCGGCCTCAACATACTGCTGGATTACGCCGCCAAGGATGTAGATATGTGGGTTGCCAAGGAGGTGATGGAGCGCTGCGAAGAGCTGGGCTTCGAGGTCGACGTCGTGACGTACAACACGGTCATGGAACATTTCTCCAAGAAGATGCAGTGGCTGATTGCCCTCAGGCTGTTCACCGATCTGCTCAAGAAGCCCATAACACCCGATGTGCAGACGTACAACATCTTGATCTCATCCCTGTGCCGAGCCGGCAAGTTTGAGCTCGCCAAGTTCGTCTTCAGTTGCAACGGGTTTGTGGCGGACACCGTCACCTGTAACATTCTGATCCATCAGTTCTACGGTGCTGGAAAGGAGGGTGAGCTTGGGTTCTTGTTCTCCGATGTTGACGCAGGGAAGATTACCCCAGATACAATCACATACAACACGCTGGTCGATTGCCTCTTTAGGTCTGGGAGGAGGACCGAGGCTGCCAATCTGGTCAGGCACATCGATGGCGGCTACCCTGCGGAGCCCGTAGCGCATCTGGCTTTCTGGTTGGTTAGGAGCGGAAATGTTCGAGAGGCTTTGAGTCTGTTTGATGACATGCTAGTGAAAGGAGTCGCTTTAGATGCTATGGTTTTCGCCAATGTGATCAAGGCATTCTGCAGAAAGGGTCCAGGGGAGTGCACAGATATGACACAGCTGTGCTCTGTGCTGGATAGGATGCTTGGGATTGGATGA